A genomic stretch from Mycobacterium cookii includes:
- a CDS encoding serine/threonine-protein kinase — MPLNNGDVFAGYTIVRRLGAGGMGEVYLARHPRLPRRDALKVLPAALTADQEFRQRFSREADIAAELFHPHIVGIHDRGEFEGQLWLSMDFVEGTDAAELLRSRYPSGMPRTEAFAIISAVAEALDYAHSRGLLHRDIKPANILLTEADSRGRRILLGDFGIARQVGDISGLTATNMVMGTTAYAAPEQLMGKDIDGRADQYALGCTAFQLLTGKAPYDDSNAAVVISQHLSAAPPSIGQRRPDLADLDAVIARVLARDPADRFANCSEFAAALSGRPSVGEADTVAGHPAAAPTRRAAATAQPAPQTHKRRGRRRVALLSAVATLVLIAMAVGGQTLRHRATRSDTGAGTETVTNQPANGTVTAAPPIQLTRYITDPGGVLTGPGRSAVEAAQSKLFTTRNVHLWVAYVNNFSGLTPGRWAEDTMRANGFTDTDGLLAVDTVNRTFAFRAPAVLTHSTDGSHVNTELIRKDRIAPAVRLHEWARAAVGAANGLEAAG; from the coding sequence ATGCCGCTGAACAACGGCGACGTGTTCGCCGGGTACACCATCGTCCGACGCCTGGGAGCCGGCGGGATGGGCGAGGTCTACCTGGCCCGGCACCCGCGACTGCCCCGCCGTGACGCCCTGAAGGTGCTGCCCGCCGCGCTGACCGCGGACCAGGAGTTCCGCCAGCGATTCAGCCGGGAAGCAGACATCGCCGCCGAGTTGTTCCACCCGCACATCGTGGGCATCCACGATCGCGGCGAATTCGAGGGGCAGCTGTGGCTGTCGATGGATTTCGTCGAAGGAACCGATGCCGCGGAGTTGCTGCGCAGTCGGTATCCGTCGGGCATGCCGAGGACCGAGGCGTTCGCGATCATCAGCGCCGTCGCCGAGGCGCTCGACTACGCCCACTCACGTGGATTGCTGCACCGCGACATCAAGCCCGCCAACATCCTGCTGACCGAGGCCGATTCCCGGGGACGGCGGATCCTGTTGGGCGACTTCGGCATTGCCCGGCAAGTCGGTGACATCAGCGGCCTGACCGCCACCAACATGGTGATGGGGACCACGGCCTACGCCGCGCCCGAACAACTGATGGGCAAGGACATCGACGGGCGCGCAGATCAGTATGCGTTGGGCTGCACAGCTTTTCAACTGCTGACCGGCAAGGCACCCTACGACGACTCGAACGCGGCAGTGGTGATCTCCCAACACCTTTCCGCTGCGCCACCGTCGATCGGGCAGCGTCGGCCCGACCTGGCCGATCTCGACGCCGTGATCGCCAGGGTGCTGGCAAGAGATCCCGCGGACCGCTTCGCCAACTGTTCGGAATTCGCCGCGGCCCTGTCCGGCCGACCGAGCGTCGGCGAGGCCGACACCGTCGCCGGCCATCCGGCCGCCGCCCCCACCCGACGCGCGGCGGCGACAGCGCAGCCCGCGCCGCAGACGCACAAACGCCGTGGCCGCCGCCGGGTTGCGCTGCTCTCCGCTGTCGCAACCCTCGTGCTGATCGCGATGGCCGTCGGCGGGCAGACGTTGCGCCATCGGGCAACTCGGTCGGACACCGGCGCGGGCACAGAGACGGTCACCAACCAGCCGGCGAACGGCACCGTTACCGCTGCGCCGCCGATTCAGCTCACCCGGTACATCACCGATCCCGGCGGGGTGCTCACCGGCCCGGGCCGAAGCGCGGTGGAGGCTGCCCAGTCGAAGCTGTTCACCACGCGCAACGTCCATCTCTGGGTCGCCTACGTGAACAATTTCTCCGGCCTCACGCCCGGCCGCTGGGCCGAGGACACCATGCGCGCCAACGGATTCACCGACACCGACGGGTTGCTGGCCGTCGACACCGTCAACCGCACGTTCGCTTTCCGGGCACCGGCCGTGCTGACCCACAGCACCGACGGATCTCACGTCAACACCGAACTGATCCGCAAAGACCGGATCGCCCCCGCAGTGCGCCTGCACGAATGGGCGCGTGCGGCGGTCGGAGCGGCCAACGGGCTGGAAGCCGCGGGCTAG
- a CDS encoding peroxiredoxin, with protein sequence MKTGDTVADFELPDQTGTPRRLSTLLADGPVVLFFYPAAMTPGCTKEACHFRDLAQEFAAVGANRVGISVDPVAKQAKFADTQRFDYPLLSDTNGAVAAQFGVKRGLLGKLLPVKRTTFVINTDRTVLDVISSELSMDTHADKALQTLRARS encoded by the coding sequence ATGAAAACCGGTGACACCGTGGCGGACTTCGAGCTTCCCGACCAGACTGGTACCCCGCGCAGGCTCAGCACGCTACTGGCCGACGGACCCGTGGTGTTGTTCTTCTATCCGGCAGCGATGACACCCGGGTGCACCAAGGAAGCCTGTCACTTCCGGGACCTGGCACAGGAATTCGCTGCCGTCGGCGCCAACCGGGTCGGCATCAGTGTCGATCCCGTCGCGAAGCAGGCCAAGTTCGCCGACACCCAACGGTTCGACTATCCGCTGCTGTCCGACACCAACGGCGCGGTGGCCGCCCAGTTCGGGGTCAAACGCGGACTTCTGGGCAAGCTGCTGCCGGTCAAGCGCACCACCTTCGTGATCAACACCGACCGCACCGTGCTCGACGTGATCTCCAGCGAGCTGAGCATGGACACCCACGCCGACAAGGCGCTGCAGACGCTGCGGGCTCGCAGCTAG
- a CDS encoding anthranilate synthase component I yields the protein MHANLDAATTSREQFRALAGEHRVVPVTRKVLADAETPLSAYRKLAANRPGTFLLESAENGRSWSRWSFIGAGSPSALTVRDGNAVWLGEAPHDAPTGGDPLQALQATLNLLATAALPGLPPLSGGMVGFFAYDLVRRLERLPELATDDLHLPDMLLLLATDLAAVDHHEGTITLIANAVNWNGTDERVDEAYDDAIGRLDVMTAALGQPLPSTVATFTRPEPQYRAQRTVQEYGAIVERLVREIERGEAFQVVPSQRFEMDTDVEAIDVYRMLRVSNPSPYMYLLHVPNDEGGIAFSIAGSSPEALVTVQDGRATTHPIAGTRWRGETDEEDQLLEKELLADDKERAEHLMLVDLGRNDLGRVCVPGSVRVEDYSHIERYSHVMHLVSTVTGMLAADRTALDAVTACFPAGTLSGAPKVRAMELIEEVEKTRRGLYGGVLGYLDFAGNADFAIAIRTALMRDGTAYVQAGGGVVADSNGPYEHTEASNKARAVLGAIAAAETLGSPNG from the coding sequence GTGCACGCCAACCTCGACGCCGCGACGACCTCACGGGAGCAGTTCCGCGCGCTCGCGGGCGAGCATCGGGTGGTGCCGGTGACCCGCAAGGTGCTCGCCGACGCCGAGACGCCGCTGTCCGCCTACCGCAAACTTGCCGCCAACCGGCCGGGCACGTTCCTGCTCGAGTCGGCCGAGAACGGCCGGTCGTGGTCGCGGTGGTCTTTCATCGGTGCCGGGTCTCCGTCGGCGTTGACGGTGCGCGACGGTAATGCGGTCTGGCTGGGGGAGGCGCCGCACGACGCACCCACTGGCGGGGACCCGCTGCAGGCCCTGCAGGCCACCCTGAATCTGCTGGCCACGGCGGCGCTGCCGGGGCTGCCGCCGTTATCGGGCGGCATGGTCGGCTTTTTCGCCTACGACCTGGTCCGGCGGCTGGAGCGGTTACCTGAGTTGGCCACCGACGACCTCCACCTGCCGGACATGCTGTTGCTGCTGGCCACCGATCTGGCCGCCGTCGACCACCACGAGGGCACCATCACGTTGATCGCCAACGCGGTGAACTGGAACGGCACCGACGAGCGCGTCGACGAGGCCTACGACGACGCGATCGGGCGATTGGACGTGATGACTGCCGCGCTCGGCCAGCCGCTGCCGTCAACCGTCGCGACGTTCACCAGACCCGAGCCGCAATACCGCGCGCAGCGCACCGTGCAGGAGTACGGAGCGATCGTCGAGCGTCTCGTTCGCGAGATCGAGCGCGGCGAGGCGTTCCAGGTGGTGCCGTCGCAGCGCTTCGAGATGGACACCGACGTCGAGGCCATCGACGTCTACCGGATGCTGCGGGTGTCCAATCCCAGCCCGTACATGTATCTGCTGCACGTGCCGAATGATGAAGGGGGAATTGCCTTTTCGATCGCGGGATCGAGCCCCGAAGCGCTGGTGACCGTGCAGGACGGTCGGGCGACGACACATCCGATCGCCGGGACCAGATGGCGCGGCGAGACCGACGAAGAGGATCAGCTGCTGGAAAAGGAGCTGCTGGCCGACGACAAGGAGCGCGCCGAACATTTGATGCTGGTCGACCTGGGCCGCAACGATCTGGGCCGGGTCTGTGTGCCCGGCAGCGTCCGCGTCGAGGACTACAGCCACATCGAGCGCTACAGCCACGTCATGCATCTGGTGTCCACGGTGACCGGGATGCTCGCCGCCGATCGCACCGCGCTGGACGCGGTGACGGCATGTTTCCCGGCCGGCACGTTGTCCGGCGCCCCGAAGGTGCGCGCCATGGAACTGATCGAGGAAGTGGAGAAGACCCGGCGCGGCCTCTACGGCGGGGTACTCGGCTACCTCGACTTCGCCGGCAACGCCGACTTCGCGATCGCGATCCGTACCGCCCTGATGCGTGACGGCACGGCGTACGTGCAGGCCGGCGGCGGCGTGGTGGCCGATTCCAACGGCCCCTACGAGCACACCGAGGCCAGCAACAAGGCGCGCGCGGTGCTCGGCGCGATCGCCGCCGCGGAAACGCTGGGCAGCCCGAATGGCTGA
- a CDS encoding TIGR02234 family membrane protein translates to MADARPGRRTLLVAQILLVLAAAGLWEVSRLTWVELRTFDGLSPPRLVTLSGAQWSSGLLPLALVLLAGAIAALAVRGWALRALAVLVAIASLAAGYLAVSTLEMPDVAVRAADLVRVPVVELVGSQRHHAGPVITLVIAVGALVGAALLMRAAATDKGASTRYVTPGARRSMARRAGDDGVNMSERMMWDALDEGHDPTEQSGESTSASGNDSAPEPDTEGR, encoded by the coding sequence ATGGCTGATGCCCGGCCCGGTCGACGCACCCTGCTGGTCGCCCAGATCCTGCTGGTCCTCGCCGCCGCCGGATTGTGGGAGGTGTCCCGGCTGACCTGGGTCGAACTGCGTACGTTCGACGGGCTGAGCCCGCCCAGGCTGGTGACGTTGTCCGGCGCCCAATGGTCGTCGGGGCTGCTCCCACTGGCGCTGGTGCTGCTGGCCGGCGCCATCGCCGCGTTGGCGGTGCGGGGCTGGGCACTGCGTGCCCTTGCCGTGCTGGTCGCCATCGCCAGCCTTGCGGCCGGTTATCTGGCGGTCAGCACGCTGGAGATGCCGGACGTGGCCGTGCGGGCCGCCGATCTCGTGCGTGTTCCGGTGGTCGAGTTGGTCGGCAGTCAACGCCATCACGCCGGCCCGGTCATCACCTTGGTTATCGCGGTCGGCGCGCTGGTCGGCGCCGCGCTGCTGATGCGGGCAGCGGCCACCGACAAAGGCGCTTCCACCCGATATGTCACGCCCGGGGCCCGGCGGTCGATGGCGCGTCGCGCGGGTGACGACGGGGTCAATATGTCGGAGCGGATGATGTGGGACGCGCTCGACGAGGGCCACGACCCGACCGAGCAATCTGGCGAGTCGACATCGGCATCCGGTAACGATTCAGCACCTGAACCTGACACCGAGGGTCGGTGA
- the trpC gene encoding indole-3-glycerol phosphate synthase TrpC codes for MSSGTVLDSIMEGVRADVAAREAVVSMSEVKAAAEAVPAPRDVLAALREPGIGVIAEVKRASPSAGELASISDPAKLARSYEDGGARIISVLTEERRFHGSLDDLDAVRAAVSIPVLRKDFVVGPYQIHEARAHGADMLLLIVAALDQPALESMLERTESLGMTALVEVHTEEEADRALTAGARVIGVNARDLRTLRVDRDCFARIAPGLPSSVIRIAESGVRGRADLLAYAGAGADAVLVGEGLVKSGDPRAAVADLVTAGKHPSCPKPAR; via the coding sequence ATGAGTTCGGGAACCGTGCTCGACTCCATCATGGAAGGAGTTCGTGCCGACGTTGCCGCTCGCGAGGCCGTCGTGAGCATGTCCGAGGTCAAGGCGGCCGCCGAAGCTGTGCCGGCACCGCGTGATGTGTTGGCGGCGCTGCGTGAGCCCGGTATCGGCGTCATCGCCGAGGTGAAGCGGGCCAGCCCGTCAGCAGGGGAGCTCGCGTCGATCTCCGACCCCGCGAAACTCGCCCGGTCCTACGAAGACGGCGGCGCCCGGATCATCAGCGTGCTGACCGAAGAACGCCGCTTCCATGGCAGCCTGGACGATCTCGACGCGGTGCGAGCGGCCGTGTCGATTCCGGTGCTGCGCAAAGACTTTGTGGTGGGGCCCTACCAGATTCACGAAGCACGCGCGCACGGTGCGGACATGCTGCTGCTGATCGTCGCGGCACTCGATCAGCCTGCGCTGGAATCGATGCTGGAGCGGACCGAGTCGCTGGGCATGACCGCGCTCGTCGAGGTGCACACCGAAGAGGAAGCCGACCGTGCGTTGACGGCGGGCGCACGGGTGATCGGCGTGAACGCTCGCGACCTGCGGACGCTGCGAGTCGACCGAGATTGCTTCGCGCGCATCGCCCCCGGGCTGCCGTCCAGCGTGATCCGCATTGCCGAATCGGGCGTTCGCGGCCGGGCAGACCTGCTGGCCTACGCCGGTGCCGGTGCGGATGCGGTGCTCGTTGGTGAGGGCCTGGTCAAGAGCGGCGACCCTCGTGCCGCCGTCGCCGACCTGGTGACCGCGGGTAAGCATCCTTCCTGCCCCAAGCCGGCCCGCTAG
- the trpB gene encoding tryptophan synthase subunit beta has translation MADIVGPELPRSSAAIAEPTHHDPDNRGHFGVYGGRYVAEALMAVIEEVTAAYEKVRTDQAYLDELDKLQRHYTGRPSPLYEAARLSEHAGGARIFLKREDLNHTGSHKINNVLGQALLARQMGKTRVIAETGAGQHGVATATACALLGLDCVIYMGAVDTARQALNVARMRLLGAEVVSVESGSKTLKDAINDAFRDWVTNADNTYYCFGTAAGPHPFPTMVRDFQRVIGLETRVQIQDQAGRLPDAVTACVGGGSNAIGIFHAFLDDPGVRLVGYEAAGDGVETGRHAATFSGGTPGAFQGSYSFLLQDEDGQTIESHSISAGLDYPGVGPEHAWLKDTGRAEYRPITDTEAMDAFRLLCRTEGIIPAIESAHAVAGALKLGIEMGSAAIIVINLSGRGDKDVETAAKWFDLLPAGEGH, from the coding sequence ATGGCAGACATCGTGGGCCCGGAATTACCGCGTTCCAGCGCTGCCATCGCTGAACCCACCCATCACGACCCGGACAATCGAGGCCATTTCGGGGTCTACGGCGGCCGGTACGTGGCCGAGGCGTTGATGGCGGTGATCGAGGAGGTCACCGCGGCCTACGAGAAGGTCCGTACCGACCAGGCATACCTTGATGAACTCGACAAGCTGCAGAGGCACTACACCGGACGACCCTCGCCGCTGTACGAAGCCGCTCGGCTCAGCGAGCATGCCGGCGGTGCACGGATATTTCTCAAACGAGAAGACCTGAACCACACCGGTTCTCACAAGATCAACAACGTGTTGGGCCAGGCCTTGCTGGCTCGCCAGATGGGCAAGACCCGAGTGATCGCCGAAACCGGGGCCGGTCAGCACGGGGTGGCCACTGCCACTGCTTGCGCGCTGCTGGGCCTGGACTGCGTGATCTACATGGGTGCGGTCGACACCGCACGTCAAGCGCTGAACGTCGCGCGGATGAGATTGCTGGGCGCCGAGGTCGTCTCGGTCGAGTCGGGATCGAAGACCCTCAAGGACGCGATCAACGACGCGTTCCGCGACTGGGTCACCAACGCCGACAACACGTACTACTGTTTCGGCACCGCCGCCGGACCGCACCCATTCCCGACCATGGTCCGTGATTTCCAGCGGGTCATCGGTCTGGAGACGCGGGTCCAGATCCAGGATCAGGCCGGGCGACTGCCTGATGCCGTCACCGCGTGCGTCGGCGGAGGATCGAACGCGATCGGCATCTTCCACGCCTTCCTCGACGACCCCGGGGTCCGGCTGGTCGGCTACGAGGCCGCCGGTGATGGCGTCGAAACCGGTCGTCATGCAGCGACATTCAGCGGCGGAACACCCGGGGCGTTCCAGGGGTCGTATTCGTTTCTGCTGCAGGACGAAGACGGGCAGACCATTGAGTCGCATTCGATCTCGGCCGGCCTGGACTACCCCGGTGTGGGCCCGGAACACGCCTGGCTGAAGGACACCGGGCGTGCTGAGTACCGGCCGATCACCGACACCGAGGCGATGGACGCGTTCCGCCTGCTGTGCCGCACCGAGGGCATCATTCCCGCGATCGAATCGGCGCATGCGGTGGCCGGCGCACTCAAGCTGGGCATCGAAATGGGCAGTGCTGCAATCATTGTCATCAACTTGTCCGGCCGCGGGGACAAGGACGTCGAGACCGCCGCCAAGTGGTTCGATCTGCTGCCTGCCGGTGAAGGGCACTGA
- the trpA gene encoding tryptophan synthase subunit alpha → MMTVEQSEKSGLAELFSACSRDNRAALIGYLPTGYPDVATSIEAMKALTESGCDVIEVGVPYSDPGMDGPTIATAAEVALRGGVRVRDTLAAVEAISAAGGHAVVMTYWNPVLQYGVDAFARDLAAAGGHGLITPDLIPDEADEWLAASDQHHLDRIFLVAPSSTPQRLAATVEASRGFVYAASIMGVTGARDVVSNAAPELVSRVKAVSDIPVGVGLGVRSREQAAQIASYADGVIVGSALVTALTAGLPTMRTLTEELAIGVRQRVSDS, encoded by the coding sequence CTGATGACCGTCGAGCAAAGTGAAAAAAGCGGCCTGGCAGAGCTTTTCAGTGCTTGCTCACGCGACAACCGTGCCGCGCTGATCGGGTATCTGCCGACCGGATATCCCGACGTCGCCACGTCGATCGAGGCGATGAAGGCGTTGACCGAGTCCGGTTGTGACGTCATCGAAGTCGGCGTGCCGTACTCCGATCCGGGTATGGACGGCCCGACCATCGCGACCGCGGCAGAGGTCGCGTTGCGCGGGGGCGTGCGGGTCCGCGACACACTGGCCGCTGTCGAGGCGATCAGCGCAGCCGGCGGTCACGCCGTTGTCATGACGTACTGGAATCCGGTCCTGCAGTATGGGGTCGACGCGTTCGCGCGCGACCTCGCAGCGGCGGGCGGGCATGGGCTGATCACCCCGGACCTCATCCCCGACGAGGCCGACGAGTGGCTGGCGGCGTCCGACCAGCATCACCTCGATCGCATCTTCCTGGTCGCGCCGTCATCGACGCCGCAGCGACTGGCGGCGACGGTGGAGGCTTCGCGCGGATTCGTCTACGCGGCGTCGATCATGGGCGTCACCGGAGCGCGGGACGTGGTGTCGAATGCGGCACCCGAATTGGTGAGTCGAGTCAAAGCGGTGTCCGACATCCCCGTCGGAGTGGGACTGGGCGTGCGGTCGCGCGAGCAGGCGGCGCAGATCGCGAGCTACGCCGACGGCGTCATCGTGGGTTCGGCGCTCGTCACGGCGTTGACCGCGGGGCTGCCGACGATGCGGACCCTGACCGAGGAACTGGCTATCGGTGTGCGGCAGAGGGTTTCCGATTCATGA
- the lgt gene encoding prolipoprotein diacylglyceryl transferase, which yields MTTTVIAYFPSPPQGVWHLWIVPIRAYALFIIAGIIAALIIGDRRWAARGGERGVIYDIALWAVPFGLIGGRLYHLATDWRTYFGDGGAGPIAALRIWDGGLGIWGAVALGGVGAWIACRRRDIPLPAFGDAIAPGIVLAQAIGRLGNYFNQELYGRETTMPWGLEIFYRRDPAGFVDVHSLDGVSTGQLAMVVQPTFLYELLWNLVVFALLIYLDRRFTIGHGRLFALYVAGYCIGRFGIELLRDDTATHIAGIRINLFTSTFVLIGAVVYLILAPKGREDPATLSGSAAELLEPDSLDEDADEAAAETAEATPAEAAAEPDTTVADPPEPEAEAGAEEAEAAEVDPPVVEVQAEPEAEPDESGADEADNAEPTDLPATEPDEDQ from the coding sequence ATGACGACGACAGTTATCGCGTACTTCCCGAGCCCGCCGCAAGGAGTGTGGCATCTGTGGATCGTGCCGATCCGGGCGTACGCGCTGTTCATCATTGCCGGGATCATCGCGGCGCTGATCATCGGCGATCGGCGCTGGGCGGCTCGCGGCGGCGAACGCGGAGTGATCTACGACATCGCTTTGTGGGCAGTGCCTTTCGGACTGATCGGCGGCCGCCTGTACCACCTGGCGACGGACTGGCGGACATACTTCGGCGACGGCGGTGCTGGACCGATCGCGGCACTGCGCATCTGGGACGGCGGTCTGGGAATCTGGGGGGCCGTCGCGCTGGGTGGCGTGGGCGCATGGATCGCCTGCCGGCGTCGCGACATTCCGCTTCCCGCATTCGGCGATGCGATAGCGCCGGGGATCGTTCTCGCGCAGGCGATCGGCCGGCTCGGAAATTACTTCAACCAAGAGCTTTACGGCCGCGAGACCACGATGCCGTGGGGCCTGGAGATCTTCTATCGCCGCGACCCGGCGGGTTTCGTGGACGTGCATTCACTCGACGGGGTGTCGACCGGGCAGCTCGCGATGGTCGTCCAACCGACGTTCCTATATGAATTGCTGTGGAACCTGGTGGTCTTCGCGCTGCTGATCTATCTCGATCGGCGGTTCACCATCGGGCACGGCCGGCTGTTTGCGCTCTACGTCGCGGGCTACTGCATCGGCCGGTTCGGCATCGAGCTACTGCGTGACGACACAGCGACACACATCGCCGGTATCCGGATCAACTTGTTCACGTCGACCTTCGTTCTGATCGGCGCGGTGGTGTACCTGATCTTGGCGCCCAAGGGTCGCGAGGATCCGGCGACGCTGAGCGGGTCGGCCGCCGAGCTGCTCGAGCCGGACTCCCTCGACGAGGACGCCGACGAAGCCGCAGCGGAGACGGCGGAGGCGACACCGGCCGAGGCTGCCGCGGAGCCGGACACCACGGTGGCCGATCCGCCCGAGCCCGAAGCCGAGGCCGGCGCGGAAGAAGCCGAGGCGGCCGAGGTCGACCCACCCGTCGTCGAGGTGCAAGCGGAGCCCGAAGCTGAACCGGACGAGTCCGGCGCGGACGAAGCCGACAACGCGGAGCCGACGGATCTGCCCGCCACAGAGCCAGACGAAGACCAATGA
- a CDS encoding DUF2752 domain-containing protein encodes MTTPAPLGTTPPAGRRNRVAWGTGVLLAAALTYIGLVDPHNPNSFFPVCPFRLLTGWNCPGCGALRMIHDVLHGDLAAAVADNVVLLVGVPLLAGWALLRHRRGKSPLTIPATAAILCTLLAWTVVRNLPGFPLVPTLLAR; translated from the coding sequence ATGACCACCCCGGCTCCGCTCGGCACCACGCCGCCCGCGGGGCGCCGGAATCGCGTGGCGTGGGGTACGGGTGTCCTGCTGGCGGCCGCGCTGACGTACATCGGCCTGGTCGACCCGCACAACCCGAACTCGTTCTTTCCCGTCTGCCCGTTCCGGTTGCTGACCGGCTGGAACTGTCCTGGATGCGGCGCGCTGCGGATGATTCACGACGTGCTGCACGGCGACCTGGCCGCGGCGGTCGCCGACAACGTGGTGCTGCTCGTCGGTGTCCCGCTGTTGGCCGGCTGGGCTCTGCTGCGCCACCGTCGCGGGAAATCGCCGTTAACGATCCCGGCGACGGCCGCGATCCTGTGCACGCTGCTGGCCTGGACAGTGGTGCGTAACCTGCCCGGATTCCCGTTGGTTCCGACGCTGCTCGCCCGTTAG
- the pyk gene encoding pyruvate kinase: MARRGKIVCTLGPASGTDEAVRALVEAGMDVARMNFSHGDYSDHKASYDRVRAASNATGRAVGLLADLQGPKIRLGRFADGPTYWADGETVRITVADCEGNHDRVSTTYKQLATDAVPGDRVLVDDGNVALVVEGIDGDDVVCTVVEGGPISNNKGMSLPGMKVSAPPLSEKDIEDLEFALHLGVDMVALSFVRSPSDVELVHEVMDRVGRRVPVIAKLEKPEAIDNLEAVVLAFDAVMVARGDLGVELPLEEVPLVQKRAIQMARENAKPVIVATQMLESMIEHSRPTRAEASDVANAVMDGADAVMLSGETSVGKYPLAAVQTMARIICAVEENSTAAPPLTHVPRTKRGVISYAARDIGERLDAKALVAFTQSGDTVRRLARLHTPLPLLAFTPLPEVRSQLAMTWGTETFIVPVIQTTDGMIRQVDKSLLSLGRYKRGDLVVIVAGAPPGTVGSTNLVHVHRIGEEDV, encoded by the coding sequence GTGGCGAGACGCGGCAAGATCGTCTGTACTCTCGGTCCGGCCAGCGGCACTGACGAGGCCGTCAGGGCTCTGGTCGAAGCCGGAATGGACGTCGCCAGAATGAACTTCAGCCACGGCGACTACAGCGACCACAAAGCCTCCTACGATCGGGTGCGCGCGGCGTCGAATGCCACCGGCCGCGCGGTCGGGCTACTCGCCGACCTGCAGGGCCCGAAGATCAGGCTCGGACGCTTCGCAGACGGACCGACGTACTGGGCGGACGGCGAAACGGTCCGCATCACCGTCGCGGACTGTGAGGGCAACCACGACCGGGTATCGACCACCTACAAGCAGCTGGCCACGGACGCGGTGCCGGGCGACCGGGTTCTGGTCGACGACGGGAACGTCGCGCTGGTCGTCGAGGGCATCGACGGCGACGACGTCGTGTGCACCGTGGTCGAGGGCGGCCCGATCAGCAACAACAAGGGAATGTCGTTGCCGGGGATGAAAGTCTCGGCTCCTCCGCTCTCGGAGAAGGACATCGAGGACCTGGAGTTCGCACTGCACCTCGGCGTCGACATGGTCGCGCTGTCCTTCGTTCGCTCGCCGTCGGACGTCGAACTGGTTCACGAAGTGATGGATCGGGTTGGCCGCCGCGTCCCGGTGATCGCCAAACTCGAGAAGCCGGAAGCCATCGACAATCTCGAGGCCGTCGTGCTGGCCTTCGACGCGGTGATGGTCGCCCGCGGCGATCTCGGTGTCGAGCTGCCGCTGGAAGAGGTCCCGCTGGTGCAGAAGCGGGCCATCCAAATGGCAAGGGAGAACGCCAAACCCGTCATCGTCGCGACGCAGATGCTCGAGTCGATGATCGAACACTCGCGGCCGACGCGGGCGGAGGCCTCCGACGTGGCCAATGCCGTGATGGACGGTGCCGACGCGGTGATGCTCTCGGGCGAGACCTCCGTCGGCAAATACCCGCTGGCCGCGGTGCAGACCATGGCCCGGATCATCTGCGCCGTGGAAGAGAATTCGACCGCCGCCCCGCCGTTGACACACGTGCCGCGCACCAAGCGAGGCGTGATCTCCTATGCTGCCCGCGACATCGGTGAGCGCCTCGACGCCAAGGCGCTGGTGGCGTTCACCCAGTCCGGGGACACGGTCCGGCGACTCGCGCGGCTCCATACCCCGCTGCCGCTGCTGGCGTTCACGCCGCTGCCCGAAGTACGCAGCCAACTCGCCATGACCTGGGGCACGGAGACGTTCATCGTGCCGGTCATTCAGACGACCGACGGGATGATCCGTCAGGTCGACAAGTCGCTGCTGTCGCTGGGCCGGTACAAGCGTGGCGATCTGGTCGTCATCGTGGCCGGCGCGCCTCCCGGCACCGTCGGCTCGACCAACCTGGTGCATGTGCACCGCATCGGCGAAGAGGACGTCTAG